The window CATTATCAACAGGGTAGCAGGGTGCCAACTATTATCACATTTCAACAAACaaatctgaaggttttttttaaaaaaattaaaaatttggaGAAAGTATCATTGTGAGATCTCTCGATCTCTTGGAATGGAATTCTTTACATTCTTAAAGACATAACCTGTGGCAGTGCAAAATTTCCCTATACCTCACTGCCAGCTGCATGATATCCCAATAAAGCCTCTGAAGAGGGGGATAATCAAGTCTTCTTTGGCAAAACCAAAAATAGAGCAAACTGGGGGGAAAAGCTGTTAAACAGAtcaaaaaattagaaaatgagGTCACAGACTGACATTATGGAAGTGGGGGGGAGGCATCTGTCTGACAAGAACCAAAGCATCATTCACAGGATGGGCATGATAAACTAAGCAGCAAGTCAGAAGCTTTCCTTTCTGGAAAAAGAGGGCATGGTCATTCTCCAGCAGGCTAATCCTCAAGTTAAGACAAGATATGTTTTGTTTCAGCTCATACCTGATTCAGTTACAGTAATTACCAAAGACTTAAGCAGGTATTTTAAGCAGCACTCAAAATCATTTTAAAGTGAACCATTTTTGGGACAGGTCTGGAGACAAGACTAAGACAGCCGTGGGTACAGCTAGCTCTGCTCTGTATTCACCCCTAATGAAGGGATTACCCAGCTCCCAACACAGGTGGCAGCCACTCTAAACACTGTGTGGTGCAACATCCAATATGCAGGAGAGGTCCTGTGCAACTGTGGAGGCAACGCTGCCGTGTGGCTCTATAGGATGCAGAGCTATAAACAACCTATATCATTTTAGGAATCCCTGTCCTAACACATCTGAAAGTTTCTATCCTCCTGTCAAGAAGAGCACTTCAGCATATTATCATCTTCATCTGACCGCTTTCCTGTATGTGACCAGCCCTTTTATATTGGTACCTATGTTGACACTCACAGGCACATCACAAATCTTGACCTTGCATCCCCCCTAGAATAGAAATGTATGTATATTATTCTAAATAATTACTGCAGCACCTAATTTGAGAGCTGCCAATCAAGACAGATTTAGAGGATTATGCTATCTACACTCCCACAACTGCTATAATGACTTACACTGCAGTCCCAGCTCAACTGTCCAAAAATACCACCAAAGAAACAGGAGCATAAAGTTCAGCTGAGCCTCTTACAGAGTAGGAGATAGCATAGATCGTAACAATGGTCAAAAAAGTGGGCAAAAGCTGATGCTACATCATCAACTGGTGGATTTTCCACTTTTAGGCCAGGTAATTAATGACTCAATTATTTTCAAAGCTTACTCATACTGTATCTTACCATATCccacaaaatttaaaagacaAGCCCCATAATTCCAGAATAATTATGCAAATAATTCTATATACATACACAGTTTATACACATACTAAATACAAGAATTCAGCTGAAACACTAAAAATTTACAAGAAGCAATTCAATGAAATGAGAATAGTTAACAGACATGATAGAAATGCTTCACAAATGACTACAGACTTATGTGAAGACTTCAAGTCACCTCAAGCTTTCAAAGTATGTGCATCAGATGGAGTTTTGTCCACAAAGACAACTTTGTTTCATTAAGATTTGTCCTACTCTTAAGGAACATTATTCCATACTTAAAATTCAACAGCTATTAACAGGTCAATGGAAGAAGGCACTGGACCATTCAAAATCAccacattaagaaaaaagaatttattttgcttacaAAATTACCTCAAGCAAATTTTCACATACCTTTACAAAACTCATACGGAGAGTGCACATCTTAGTAAGCTCGTACACGGTCTCAAAGCCATGATTAACTGACTGAGCCAAAAGCTGAGCAAACTCTTGATTATTGAAAATTTTCAAACTGCAGCCACTGGGGATTTTACAGACTGTGGTAGGATGGAACCCATGATGGTAGTTGCAGTTCCGACTTTGCACAAAAATACTGCTGTCGCTCAGACACTCAGCATACACTTCCCCACCAACGTAATAGAGATGAACACCTGGGAAGAGAAGGTTGACATAAGGAGATGAGACAAATTCACACTGTGTATCTATTTCTCATGCTCTGTCACCACAGAAATATGTTTCTGCTTAaagaaataaacaatttttgCATATCAGACCATCACCTGTCTGTCTTCAAACTTGgtatttacttttctgtttcatcAGTAGGCAATTTGAGCAGAGGgtgcatatgtacatatatataaggGAAATTGGCAATTCCTGCATTTTAACACACCGCATATTCAATGATAAACTAGCAAGCACTGCAGTAGTTCTGATTCAGTACATTAGATAGCTTGACCACTTGAACTTTTTCTCATTATATTTATGTAAAACAATACTTGGGAATGCAAGAGGAGAGAGCAGAAACCTACTGCGTAATTTCTAGATACTAAAGCAGCCCCAAACTTGATTCTCTGGCAAAGTCCTGAATGCTGTTTTGGATagcagggtttttttgagctCACTTCAATTCCAGcaagctggaaaaaataaagttgtCTTTATGTTTCTCAGATGTATCTGTCAAATGAGGGTACAAACCAATTTTATAGTCCTTTCCCCTTCTACTGCCTGCTCCCTCACCTGCCACTGATGGAAACAAGCCCCAGAAGAGTGACATACAGGGAAGCTTTGTGGAGATCTGCTGTCACCAGGACTCAATTCCAAAGGCTTTGAGAGCAAGAAAATTTgccttttgtgtttaaaaatggaTTATTTGCTGTTTAAACCTTTTACCTCCCACAGCATCATGAGTCAGAGAAGTgaacacagaatttaaaaactAAACTGAAGTCCAGTCAGAAAGCCTTGACTGTGCCCTGTCACCTAAGATTGATTACGTATGTACTTGTGTGGGTACATATATACTCTCACCTGATCTGCAAAAATTTATGGCTATGTCTTCGAGTTTGGGATTTACTCCTCCCTCCTCAAAGACTAACAGTTTTACATCATCATTAGTTACACACATGTACTTATTTAACAGCATCGTTGTCTCTTCCACACTCTGCTTCGGTACATACACAGTTAAGTGCTTCAGCAGAACTCTGCTTGCAGCTGGGTTACTTTCAACAGGAAAATGAATGAGGTGTTAAATAAATATCCTGATACTTGGTAAGATggatggggaggaaaagaagaaaaaaatattaggacTTGAGTGGCACAATACAGGTGTGCTGTACTGCTGAGGGCCGCACAAGACCTCATGTATAGAAAAGCTCTCCAGACCGCAGGCTTAAACTTTACGTTCTCTTCAGTTACAATTCTTTTCTCCCCTACGGAGGAGGAAGATATTTCACTAATTGGCACTTACAACATGTACCTCACTGTTTGGGCATGCTGAACCCAAATGTCTCAGAAAATTTCGAGTTTTAATAACGTAAACACCTAAAAGATTTGTCTGGCAGGAATGCCCCATTGCAGGGGGCAATGTCAGTTTTACCTGTCATTTGCATTACAGGTGATTTCTCAGAGAAGAGGACTGTATTAAGTCAGACATAAACTAGAAGCTTTTCTCTTTTGCAGGACACTGTCACAGCCATAGAAGAGAAGCACAAAATTCCCACTGGAAGAGTAACCAGCCTGTGACAAATGCATTTGGAAAGCTGTTTTGGCAGGTTGTCTCTCTAAATACATGTTAGGATAGCTAATTTATGTTGGAACTAAGGCTAGCTAAAAATGTGGTGCCGAGAACTATAATTTGGATTTCCACACATACCAATAATCAAGATAAATCAAGACACTTCATTAGACAAACTATCTTAAGATGCCATTCCAATTAAGATTATGACAGCCTTTGGGCAATTAAAAATTGATTAAGGGTAAAAAGCTCCCTGTAATTACACACCAGGTAAGAACAATACTTTGCTTATATGATCTGAccagaaaattatatatttaccAACACAAGCACTTATATCATGTACTTGGGAAGACCAGCCTGCTCTTGAGGCAAGTGGCCCAGGTTGTCACGTCTAGGGGAAAcaccccctctccctcccccaaacccaaaacatggATGTGAAGATCCAAAACTCACCTTTGCCAATATGCCGCCTAGTGTTCTCGATGGTGGAGTTGCGGTTAACgttggagagcagccccaagcaAAATCTGTTCTTGTTGTTTGAAGGGTCAGTGAAGCCATCCACCAGGATGCTGGTGGAAGAAGCGTGGAATGCCTCCCCAACGCGATTATTCAGCTCATAGTAAACAATGGAGCACCAATGCTTTGGCTCTTCATAAGCGACTGCCTGAACATCTGTAAAGCAACAACAGAAATGTTACAATCTAACACTGCTGGAACACAGACTTGAGATGTAAAGATTCATAAACCTGCAGATTTTGGCTGAAGATGACAGAAAGATGAGCTGAATAATCAATTGCAGCTAAGTGAAGGTTCTTCTCTCTTCAGTTATCTGTGAACTGCTGCATCTTCTACAATACACTATGGTGTGGGCCCAGACAGAAGAGAAACACTGCAGTTATACAGCTCTGCTTTCTTACCAATTTAGTAAATTAATTTCTACTTCAGTTCATTTTACTGGGATACCAAATTACAAGTCACCTTTGTGCTTACCATAAAGTTGTATAGTGACAGGGAGAAACAGCATCATACAACTGCACAAGAGACCATTTGTAACTTTGGGTACTGAGAAGTATAGCGAAGTAGCTTAAATATGAAGGCAGCAGATCAATCTTTCAGCATTCAGGAGGGCATGCACAAATCTTACTCCTGGGCTTCTTGGGGAAAGTGTAGCAGACTTCAAAAACTAAGAGAGACTGACATTTGTCTGCAGAACATGCATGAAGCACATCTTCAATATGAATAGATACTGCTTGGGATCGGAGGCTGAACAAGGGCATAGCGCACAGGATTCTGACAATTACACTGCACTGAAGAGCAGATGAACGGGAGGAAGATACTATTTAATGAGAACCTTTTATTCATCAAATGCTACCAAATGCAAAATCTGCAACTGTTCATCACCAAAGGAATTACTTGCTGAGTAATAGCAAGGATTTCTCAGAATGTGGTTTTCCAGACTCTGGTAACAAGCAGCTCCTCTTGAACAGAGAACTGAAGCTGGGGATTATGCAGAACACCGACAGAAAATTCCTGGTTCACGACTTCTACCCATCAAGCTCTAGAAACACATGGAAGTCTTGAGGTAACACTTGTCACTGtgcacagggaacaatttctccAGATGATACCAAAGGTCTTTACCAAAAAGTGCTTCCCAGTGGGTGTCCAACAACAACACAGGCTTCTTCAGATACCTGCACCCAGTGCACATTCTTTCAAGTGCCCAATACAGCTACAAATTATTAAACTGCCTCCAAATAAAAGGAGGATAGTGAAGGGATGTGGTTGCTTTGTGtggtttcttttaaatgaagGAGGCTATTTATTTCACTACTAAGCCTAGCACAGTTGGACTTGCTGCTAAGATACCAACTTTGGAGATTAAAGATCCAACTACATGTCGAAGTGCTAAAATGAACATCAGACTGGTATCATGGGAAAACTTGCTTCTCTGGCCAGAGGTTTCCTTCTCCCAGCCTCAAGACTTTACTGAAATCAGCCAATTTAGACCAGTGTCCATATTTTCCTCTGTTCACAGATCATACCACTATGAGTTTTGAGACACgtgcaaaacaaaaaacaaaaagtcCCTGCAAACCAGCAGTACATAGCAGATACAAAAGGTGGCAAATAATCAAAAGCAGGAGAACACATCCTATATCACTGTGCAAAACTTTTGAGCATAGTGTCTACTGCTGACCAATAACTTGATTAAAACACTGGTAAAAAGGAGCTGATCTTTCCTGATAGCCTAACATTTTCTATCCTTTCACAtaactataaaaaaaccccaacacagtaaagaataataaaaatcagtCATTAATTATCAGTAAGAAGTTACTACACTTTTAATTCCCATGAAGATGCCAGCAATTATCAAAGCTGCAGCTTTGCCCCAGTTCTCAAAGTCAGGAAGAAATCTTGCCAGCTGGCCATTCTTACAGAATGAATCATATCTCTCTCACACAGATTTCATACTAACTTCATTACATTTGCTTTAAGTCATGCAGAGCAGGTGCGTTTAGTCTCTCTATTCCCAGCATGGGCCAACAATGGAAATTACCCAACTTCATTGACAGGATGCAGCTTGTTAAATCAAATCTCTTAAGACTAACAAATCACCATGAAGAACATGCTTCTAAAAAGTTTGCAACAAAAATGCTGCAGTAAGTTCACAGTAAAAACTCTTTTACAACCTGCagcagattttgttttttttaggtAGTGCAATTACAGCATATGTATATGAGTAATAAACACATGAAGGCACATAAGTaaggttttttgtgttgtttttttgctggtttttttaatgaagagacagaaattaaaattcattgTACTAAGCTACTAGGAGGGAAAAATACCAATAGACACAATTTTTACTCTGAAATGGTTAAAAGTtaagaagcaagaaaaacatAAACCCTTTTCTCTATCAACTTTCATGTAATAAAGGAATTCTATAGTACTCATGTATTTTGTGAGAAGGACAAACATGGAAAGGTCTTGCAACTGGGCATAAACATTGATAAACGTGCTTTGGGCCAGCAAGGactatacatacacacagaatGTACTGGATCAGTGAAAAGTGGAAATGTTACAGATGGGGGTTTATCACATGCAAAACTCATTCCACACAGAAAGTAAATAGGTTAGCACAAAAGCCATCCAAATTGTTCTAAGAGAGCAAATATACTTCCTGAAACCAGACATCAAGCTTAGCAACAaaacaagtacaaaaaaaaaaaatttaaaaaaatcaaacagttAAATTGTTCATATGTTTGTGATCTTGATAATAATTTTGGCACAGCATCCAGCTTGCTGTTCTTTTTTGGCATGAGCCACAACTGTGTAAGCTTATGTGTTCTCTAAAGGGGATATTTCTCACAATGTGATGAATGCACCAAATCCTTTACTCAGCAGTCACGGCTGGCTGCAAAGGCTTCTAAAAGCAATGTGTAAGAAGATGTCTATGTCATAGTGCATAAAGCAATACGagtttttaatgcagatttttaagTCTGCAGCAATGCCACACCTCAGGCAGACAGCTCTGAATTGTGAAGCAAGTGCTATCACTGCATGACtcaaatatgaaacaaaaattatgGGAGAGGatggaacaaaaccaaatatgaaAGAAACCCTCAAACACCCTTATGACCAGGAGAAAGGTAAATTACTAAAAGCAGAGCATACTCTTTAAGGACTGAGTTTAGAATTCAGGACAAAAACATATTAAGAAAAGACAATTTTCTGAGATGTACTGTCTCAGAGTTAAAAATACTATTATATTCCAGTTGCCCAGGTAAAATGTCTCTGGGCGTTTAAATAACTGACAGTAGTAGCATCTGTCCTCTGATCAAGTCTTTGCTTGGAGAGTTATACCTGACCACCTCTACTGTCATCCACAACTCAGTAGGCTCTATATAGCATTAACTGCATTGTTTCAGTAAGTCAAAGTACTCATAAGAAAAAGATTCCTTGCCTTGCACACCTGTCATTTCAGCATCACACACAGAAATGTGAAGCATCACAGGAATTCTTTCTGTTTGGTGATTAGCGGAAGTTCCAGATATGAAACATAAAACAACTTTAGTTGTTGAGTTAGTTGGGAGTAAGAAAGTAACAAACCCCGTACATTTTACATGCGATAGCTTCTTGTcctaaatatttacatttataaattTTTATCTCCAGATTTACCATTTCATCCCttacaacaacagaaaaaaaatagatggttggggtttttttctttcctacagcTAAAAATTTCCATAATCAACATATATCCAAAATTAAAACTCAGTTATTAAAAGTAAGTTCTGAAAATTCTTTACTTTTAAGAAGCAAAGCCGAGGACAAGAAAGAAGTGTTTTTACCTCCTCTGTGTATGTCAGGGGGAATTGCAGGTGCCATCATGTTGGTATCCATTGGCTGGGAGGTATCATGTGTCATCTGATCTTCCGGAGGCAGGTAAGCAGGAGGGGGAGTATCAGCTAAATATAGAAAAGGCAGAGATACACAAGTCCTTTCCTCTCTTTAAAGTATATAGACATACCTACATAAACACTTTTAGCCTGGAAATGCTTCCAGCCTGACTCAGCTATAAACTGCCACCCACCAGAAATCTGAGAAAGCAATCCTGGACCTTGAATCAAGAAAGCAAAGAATTACTGTGCATATTAAGCACAACTACAATATAAACGAGTCACTTACAAACCACAGAAGAAGGCTCAGCTATGTTTCCAGCCTGCGTTTTTTGCAGGTCAAAAGTGCTGTATAGACATTAAGGCACAAAGAGGTCTCAGGACCAGGCCAAGAGTAGATATTGAATGTGGTAAAACTTTCAGttttaacttttctgtttccAACATGATTCTATCAGCAAACTATTCAGATGTCCCAGATATATCCAGGACCTTATTATTGTCATTGAGAAGTATTAGCTCTACTTCCCTAGATTGGGAATAGTAGAAAATGTTCAGGAACACAAATTGTACAGAAGTAGCCGTCTGGGTCTGCAATTTATTTGTCAATGTCTCTTACTGGCTGTACTGCCCCGTTCAGGATTGAATCACTAGCCTAAAACTAGCCTGTGCACAATGACCATACTCACTAACACACTACTTTCAGCCCTGTTTGAAGCGTCCCAGCCAGGTACTCGTGTTGGCCTTCACTTGCCTATTTCATTTCTGGGAAAGGTTCCCAAACAGCTTCTTAGAAGCTGCAGGAAGTTGCCAATGTCACTATTTCCCAACACACCAGAGGACACTCTCCTCCAAATCAATTGCACAGAGGTACATGCAAGAGAAACCCTTGCCTGATTCCTGCAAGCTTTTGCTGCAAAAGATGAGATTGGATTACCACTGTGCTATCTCTGGTGAACACAGCTGCTGCTCATCCCCATTTACTTCCATTACTGAGAACATGAATTGCAAACTATCACAGCAAATAATCACAGAGGCCTCCAAAACCCTGAAAACCAAATAAGTATCAACCAAAGGCAGGTGAATCATACCACTGCTTTGGAAGTTTTAGTGTTTTCGTGGtagagttttttgtttgtctggttgggttttttttttaaaaaaaaccccatatattaATGAAATCTATTAACTGCTTATTGTTTAGGAGATACTCTGTTGAGAGCTTTACATATAATGCTGGCAGGTACCTTGCTAATTCCCTTACTTGGATACCCTCAGTTGGAAAGAGAGCGGCAGAGAAAGACAAATGACAACAGGACTATATTAAAAGCTTAACAGAGCTAAAGCCTTGTGTTTTACTAAGCCTTAAATGTTCGTGTGTGTGTGCAAACATGTTAGTGATACACAGATAGGGAAACAAGGTTGTAGGGTCACAGGCAACAAATTAGCCAGTATCTAGAAAGTTTTCAAGATCTCTGAATAGCTgccttgctgctttttaaaatttatttatttttcaaaagtcaGCCTCCTCCCCCATTAGGGCAAGACGGACAACTGTCCAGAGCTAAGCATCAAGGACATCAGTATCTTGACCTCTCCTCTAATTCAATTTCTTCACTGCAGCTGCTGACTTGTCTTTACAGGCATGTGGACAGAAAAGACCCTCACAGATCAAGTGAACTTCCACAAGTCAGTGTTCAGGAAGACCTTGTTAGAGAAGCCTTTATCTCTTCTGGAAGAGCCCCAACCATAccaatcatatttaaaaaaaaaaaaaaaaaaaaagaaggaaggaaagagctgGTTTTGTGTCAAGTTTTCACATTGTTTAGAAAAGCCAATACAAactctctttccttccctcctgcccctgcaAATTCAGTAGTCTTCACTCACAAGAGAAACATTTTAGAGAAACAACTATCAGCAGCAGCAATCTATGGATTTTGTGtaatagaaaacagattttccaaGTCTGCCGCTTTGTTTACCCACGGCCCTCCCTCAGCCCCCGAAGAAAACATGCAAACAGAACATGAGTAAGTATTTGTATGGAATCCTAGAATCTAGATCAAATCTGTCACAGACTGCTTCTGCAGTATTTTTATCCATCTGCATATAAAGACCAAAGAAAGACAGCTTCACAGAAGTTTCTATGGACATCAGTCAGCAAATAAAGGCTGTTACTTCTTTGACTTTAGGAAGTAAAACTGCCCAAAGATTTCTGTTCAGGGCCTTAACGAACTGTTTTTCAGATGAAGTTATTTGTTTCTTGAAATTATGTCATCATGTGAAAAAATTCTATCAAGTAGCAATAACATGATCCCCTTGAGAAACATCCTTCTTTTTCAGAACTAAAACCTTGCACTACATTTATGATGATCTCTTTCCTAAAGAAGGATGGACTGTTGCATTACACTTCTTGTGCATTAAACACTATGCTTTGTACGCTAAACTCTTCTGCGGACCAGTTCAACATTTTGaatccctccccctgccccagaaGAGCTTTACCGTAATGTTTTGTGTTTGAAAGAGGCACAATATTAAGCCACTCAATATCATTACTAGACAAAGTGATTAGAGTCTTTATTACCTTACATCTCCTCAGTTAGCTATTGAACACAAATGTTAGCTGATAATTTAgtattattaaacaaaaaaaaatcataccagtGGTGTGCAACTACCTTCTCCCTTCTGAAGGGAAATCGAAGTTGACCATACCTGGCATCTGGAAAGGACTTCCCGGGTCTGAGCTGGCTGGAGAATGCGGGTACGTGCTACTGCTGCTTCCAGGCGAGTTTGGATAGCTGCTGTTGGGTGAGTGAGGGAACGGGTGACTATTGGGTTGCTGAAAAGAGTCTGGGAAAGTAGCGTTGTGTGGCATGTGGGGCTCATTTTGTCCCAGGTTGCGGAACTGGGCCAAGAGGCTGTGCTGGGGGTTGTACTCACTGTGCCTTGGAACCAGCACTGGAGGAAGGactggaaaagggagaaaaaaagaaaagccatagCGTTAGACTCTGTTCTGAAGGACTAGgctatacagggaaaaaaacactCCACATTGTTGCTTCCCTAGGGCACATTCCCATCTGTCTTAAAAACAAGGTAGTCAAATCTAGGAGCGCATGTCTAAGCAAGAACTCTTTTCCTTATATCCGGTTACTGCATAGCTTGAATTCATAGCAATCATGCTAGCTACCTGGTTTGCCAGATGGGAGCTTGTTTTCACAGAGGGCCAGTGAAGAAAAGCCAAGAACAAACCGCagttctgcattttatttttatttgcacaaaGAAATGCTGGGAAGTAAGTGTGTTATAGTGCTGACATGCAGTTCATTTTGCTGCACTTGTGATCCTGCTAATCATGTAATGGCCTGTAACCCAAAACCTTGCTAATAAGCACAGatattttttctgaagacaaTACTAATAGGCCTTGAACTCAGTCTGGTTCCAACAgctgtaatattatttttaacctggaCTATGTTCTTACAAGTTAGCATTAAAACAGTTATTAACTCTTCAAGTCAGTTTACAAAATGTGCAATTTAAACGAAATTATGTAGTTCAAAACAACCAACTGAGCAGCAATTGAGCTTCAGCTATATGCTATGGGATCAGAGAAACACACTAGTCTCACCACACTCCCAAAGCCTCCTCACCAGTGGAGAAACAAAGGTCTCTTTTTTAACAGGGAATATGAACACGATACCAGATACACTAAGATAAAAGAATCAACACTTTTTCCAGTGCCTCAGCTTCTATCTTTGAATGCCTCACAGCAAAGCCCAAGCCACTCAAAAGATTAAAAGCTAGTCTTGTTATAGATTGAGATTTTTGGCCAatgaggggaagaggagaggcaagggcagggagagggagatcCGTGCACAAAGTAGCGGAAGTGAAATGAATAAGTTATTCCTTTCCACATCTGCCTCCCTTCAGCACCTCCATTTTCCAGCTCCAGCAGGACTAGAAGAAACCCCCTAGGATAGCCTGCCTTCAGGTGAGGGtgcagaaaaaacacaaaaaacagtGGAAACAAGCCAGACTACCATTCCCTCTCCCCGAGactcctgccctgtccccagcagcaggTGTACACACAGAAGAGGAACAGGAGTACGTATACAGAACAAGCCTATGCAGACATAACTATCACTCAGATTCAGAAAGATGTTTCGGAGACAGCTGCTTCACTAAAAGGCTGAATTACAAACtaattgcaaaaaaacccccaaacatcaTCTTGCCAAGACAAACAGGTTCTTCTAAGACACTGGGGCATCTTTACTCTTCCAGCACTCTGCTTATACAGAAGCATTCAGTTACTTATGTGAGCATCCTCAAGTCTGAGAATACCAGTACACTGTTCAATGCATAAACCAGGCCTGAGGTCTAGGTGTTTAAAACGGATATAAAAGGATGCCGCACACAAAACTCACTCTCCATTCCTAAAGCAAGTCatagattaaatatttaaaaaaaaacaaccaaacaaaaaaaccccacaccaacaAAAAAAGTAGCAGCAGGTTTcccttgctctttttctttttgcacatGCCTAAGAAAGAAATTAAGCCACCAGATTTTTGCCTGCTAGTGGCATTAATGCATGATATATATCTGATCCTGGAAATCTTCACTGaatatacactgaaaaaaaacccctcactacTGAAATTGAGGCTGCCTGTCAGAGTCAGAAGCAGGTTTTAAAGATTTAATCTGATGTCTCACTTTCTTAAGAGTGGCCTCACTGACATTCCACCAGATATCAAATATTTGAGATTTGAGGCAAATGTCACCCCTAAGTAGATTAAAGATGTGAAAATTTTAACCAACTCCACTTTACAAGGAATATACAAAATTCCTAATTATGgaattttctgaaacaaaacacatCCATCTGCCATTCTGCAGAAGTTCTCAACTGCCAAACACACCCTGGGACTCTGCATCTCCCTTGACTCTGCAGACTGTCCCTTGCCTCTAATGCAACCATTCTCACAACATCACtggaaaaagcaattaaaaaaaaaaaaagttacccaACATTCAGGTGGACATCACAAATCCCCTCATTCACAACACGGCAAATGTCAACTCCAATCTCTCAGAATATTAAGATCTCTCAGA of the Athene noctua chromosome 4, bAthNoc1.hap1.1, whole genome shotgun sequence genome contains:
- the SMAD1 gene encoding mothers against decapentaplegic homolog 1, with product MNVTSLFSFTSPAVKRLLGWKQGDEEEKWAEKAVDALVKKLKKKKGAMEELEKALSYPGQPSNCVTIPRSLDGRLQVSHRKGLPHVIYCRVWRWPDLQSHHELKPLECCEFPFGSKQKEVCINPYHYKRVESPVLPPVLVPRHSEYNPQHSLLAQFRNLGQNEPHMPHNATFPDSFQQPNSHPFPHSPNSSYPNSPGSSSSTYPHSPASSDPGSPFQMPADTPPPAYLPPEDQMTHDTSQPMDTNMMAPAIPPDIHRGDVQAVAYEEPKHWCSIVYYELNNRVGEAFHASSTSILVDGFTDPSNNKNRFCLGLLSNVNRNSTIENTRRHIGKGVHLYYVGGEVYAECLSDSSIFVQSRNCNYHHGFHPTTVCKIPSGCSLKIFNNQEFAQLLAQSVNHGFETVYELTKMCTLRMSFVKGWGAEYHRQDVTSTPCWIEIHLHGPLQWLDKVLTQMGSPHNPISSVS